In Gossypium arboreum isolate Shixiya-1 chromosome 5, ASM2569848v2, whole genome shotgun sequence, a single genomic region encodes these proteins:
- the LOC108487589 gene encoding uncharacterized protein LOC108487589 isoform X1, with protein sequence MRSSVSKTLIKMSSIVLRSRTISNNFSSKIISQRGLCSGVVSSSSDPSKGTIISSKSILSDRSTPPPPAPEVAPQVSGGKIWSFVKYGLIAAVTGTTGYAGYLSYKCSCEEVDHKAKALRAAASYTPSEDASANDKYGGLLYSAAMTGNRGLCGFPISKGCNIIEPAPPNVLEKDGSKSNIAFGWKVVLIGYGCGVVFGMSMGYVVFQTGKPKWLVNLVENQHKKRRRRKSKKGNRINRRRWI encoded by the exons ATGCGGAGTAGTGTTTCAAAAACTCTAATAAAAATGTCTTCCATTGTTCTTAGATCTCGAACAATTTCAAATAATTTCAGTtcaaagattatttctcaaaggGGTTTATGTTCAGGAGTGGTTTCTTCTTCTTCGGATCCTTCTAAAGGAACAATAATTTCTTCAAAATCCATTCTCTCTGATCGGTCGACACCTCCTCCTCCGGCGCCGGAAGTTGCCCCACAGGTTTCGGGAGGGAAAATTTGGAGCTTTGTTAAGTACGGACTCATTGCAGCTGTTACTGGAACTACTGGCTATGCTGGTTATCTCTCTTATA AGTGTTCATGTGAGGAAGTAGATCATAAAGCAAAGGCATTGCGGGCTGCGGCGAGTTATACTCCTAGTGAAGATGCTTCTGCTAATGAT AAATATGGAGGCTTGCTTTACTCTGCTGCAATGACAG GAAATAGGGGACTATGTGGGTTTCCAATCTCGAAAGGTTGCAACATCATTGAGCCAGCACCTCCAAATGTGCTTGAAAAAGACGGCTCAAAATCAAATATTGCTTTTGGCTGGAAAGTAGTGTTGATAGGTTATGGATGCGGAGTAGTGTTCGGAATGTCCATGGGATATGTTGTTTTCCAAACTGGTAAGCCGAAATGGTTGGTGAATTTGGTTGAAAACCAACATAAGAAGAGGCGAAGAAGAAAGTCAAAGAAAGGAAATCGCATCAATAGACGAAGATGGATCTAA
- the LOC108487589 gene encoding uncharacterized protein LOC108487589 isoform X2, which translates to MRSSVSKTLIKMSSIVLRSRTISNNFSSKIISQRGLCSGVVSSSSDPSKGTIISSKSILSDRSTPPPPAPEVAPQVSGGKIWSFVKYGLIAAVTGTTGYAGYLSYKCSCEEVDHKAKALRAAASYTPSEDASANDKYGGLLYSAAMTGDYVGFQSRKVATSLSQHLQMCLKKTAQNQILLLAGK; encoded by the exons ATGCGGAGTAGTGTTTCAAAAACTCTAATAAAAATGTCTTCCATTGTTCTTAGATCTCGAACAATTTCAAATAATTTCAGTtcaaagattatttctcaaaggGGTTTATGTTCAGGAGTGGTTTCTTCTTCTTCGGATCCTTCTAAAGGAACAATAATTTCTTCAAAATCCATTCTCTCTGATCGGTCGACACCTCCTCCTCCGGCGCCGGAAGTTGCCCCACAGGTTTCGGGAGGGAAAATTTGGAGCTTTGTTAAGTACGGACTCATTGCAGCTGTTACTGGAACTACTGGCTATGCTGGTTATCTCTCTTATA AGTGTTCATGTGAGGAAGTAGATCATAAAGCAAAGGCATTGCGGGCTGCGGCGAGTTATACTCCTAGTGAAGATGCTTCTGCTAATGAT AAATATGGAGGCTTGCTTTACTCTGCTGCAATGACAG GGGACTATGTGGGTTTCCAATCTCGAAAGGTTGCAACATCATTGAGCCAGCACCTCCAAATGTGCTTGAAAAAGACGGCTCAAAATCAAATATTGCTTTTGGCTGGAAAGTAG
- the LOC108487589 gene encoding uncharacterized protein LOC108487589 isoform X3, with translation MRSSVSKTLIKMSSIVLRSRTISNNFSSKIISQRGLCSGVVSSSSDPSKGTIISSKSILSDRSTPPPPAPEVAPQVSGGKIWSFVKYGLIAAVTGTTGYAGYLSYKCSCEEVDHKAKALRAAASYTPSEDASANDKYGGLLYSAAMTDSSRQTIQLIWN, from the exons ATGCGGAGTAGTGTTTCAAAAACTCTAATAAAAATGTCTTCCATTGTTCTTAGATCTCGAACAATTTCAAATAATTTCAGTtcaaagattatttctcaaaggGGTTTATGTTCAGGAGTGGTTTCTTCTTCTTCGGATCCTTCTAAAGGAACAATAATTTCTTCAAAATCCATTCTCTCTGATCGGTCGACACCTCCTCCTCCGGCGCCGGAAGTTGCCCCACAGGTTTCGGGAGGGAAAATTTGGAGCTTTGTTAAGTACGGACTCATTGCAGCTGTTACTGGAACTACTGGCTATGCTGGTTATCTCTCTTATA AGTGTTCATGTGAGGAAGTAGATCATAAAGCAAAGGCATTGCGGGCTGCGGCGAGTTATACTCCTAGTGAAGATGCTTCTGCTAATGAT AAATATGGAGGCTTGCTTTACTCTGCTGCAATGACAG ATTCCTCAAGGCAAACAATTCAACTCATTTGGAACTGA
- the LOC108487589 gene encoding uncharacterized protein LOC108487589 isoform X5, protein MRSSVSKTLIKMSSIVLRSRTISNNFSSKIISQRGLCSGVVSSSSDPSKGTIISSKSILSDRSTPPPPAPEVAPQVSGGKIWSFVKYGLIAAVTGTTGYAGYLSYKCSCEEVDHKAKALRAAASYTPSEDASANDKYGGLLYSAAMTVPGDIPVKIPWRPLH, encoded by the exons ATGCGGAGTAGTGTTTCAAAAACTCTAATAAAAATGTCTTCCATTGTTCTTAGATCTCGAACAATTTCAAATAATTTCAGTtcaaagattatttctcaaaggGGTTTATGTTCAGGAGTGGTTTCTTCTTCTTCGGATCCTTCTAAAGGAACAATAATTTCTTCAAAATCCATTCTCTCTGATCGGTCGACACCTCCTCCTCCGGCGCCGGAAGTTGCCCCACAGGTTTCGGGAGGGAAAATTTGGAGCTTTGTTAAGTACGGACTCATTGCAGCTGTTACTGGAACTACTGGCTATGCTGGTTATCTCTCTTATA AGTGTTCATGTGAGGAAGTAGATCATAAAGCAAAGGCATTGCGGGCTGCGGCGAGTTATACTCCTAGTGAAGATGCTTCTGCTAATGAT AAATATGGAGGCTTGCTTTACTCTGCTGCAATGACAG TGCCTGGAGATATTCCGGTAAAAATACCATGGAGGCCCCTGCACTAG
- the LOC108487589 gene encoding uncharacterized protein LOC108487589 isoform X4 — translation MRSSVSKTLIKMSSIVLRSRTISNNFSSKIISQRGLCSGVVSSSSDPSKGTIISSKSILSDRSTPPPPAPEVAPQVSGGKIWSFVKYGLIAAVTGTTGYAGYLSYKCSCEEVDHKAKALRAAASYTPSEDASANDKYGGLLYSAAMTGHLVCIV, via the exons ATGCGGAGTAGTGTTTCAAAAACTCTAATAAAAATGTCTTCCATTGTTCTTAGATCTCGAACAATTTCAAATAATTTCAGTtcaaagattatttctcaaaggGGTTTATGTTCAGGAGTGGTTTCTTCTTCTTCGGATCCTTCTAAAGGAACAATAATTTCTTCAAAATCCATTCTCTCTGATCGGTCGACACCTCCTCCTCCGGCGCCGGAAGTTGCCCCACAGGTTTCGGGAGGGAAAATTTGGAGCTTTGTTAAGTACGGACTCATTGCAGCTGTTACTGGAACTACTGGCTATGCTGGTTATCTCTCTTATA AGTGTTCATGTGAGGAAGTAGATCATAAAGCAAAGGCATTGCGGGCTGCGGCGAGTTATACTCCTAGTGAAGATGCTTCTGCTAATGAT AAATATGGAGGCTTGCTTTACTCTGCTGCAATGACAG GGCATTTGGTTTGCATTGTCTAG